CAGCTCGTGCAGGATGCGGCCGGGAGCCTCCTCCCGCCATACGTCGTTGACCTTGCCCTGGCGACGGGCCAGGGTCCACAGTGTGCCGCGGGCCAGCTCGGTGCCGAGCGGGAGCATCATGCGCGCGGCCCAGATGCTGTCCCGGCCGAAGAGGGTCAGGTACCAGGGGCAGCCCGCCGCGATGAAGCTGTCCTCGCGGCCGTCGCCGTTCGCCTCGGCCGAAGCGTCGACCAGCCGCAGGGCGCGCAGGTCGCCGAGGCCGCGCTGGACCAGCTCCTCCAGCCGCCGGTCCCCGGTCAGCGACGGCTCCAGCCAGGGGGCGGGTGTGCCGGGGGCGCGCGGATGGCCGTCCGGGGCGGGCACCGGACGGCCGGTGACCAGCAGCCGTATCTCCCAGGAGCTGCCGGCCGGAAGCGACACCTCGGACCATGTGAAGGTGCCGCCCTCGGGCCCGTCGGCGACCTGCGGGGCGGGGCCCTCGGCCCGTATCTGCGCGTGGCCGGTGCGGGAACGCCAGCCGAGCCCCGCTCCGTCCGCGGTGGCGGAGGTCGCCACCAGCCGTCGTGTGCGCCCACTCTTCACGTCGGAGATGTCGGCGAGGTCCGAGGCGACGGCGACCTCGATGCGCAGAACCCGGGGCAGGCTTCCGATGTTCTGTACGGTCACGGTCTCGCCGTGGCCCGCCTTGCGGATGCGTTCGATGATCACCGTCGGATCGTCGGTGCGGTCCCGGGGATCGCGGTGGACCGAGGTGAAGCGGACGACGTCCGGGCCCAGCGGCTGGACGCCGATCGGCTCCGGCTCATGGTCGTCGATCAGCAGGCACAACGTGTGCAGCAGCCGACGGTCGCGATCATAGAAGCCGTCGGCCCGCTGACCGCGGAGCTGTCCGTCGCGCGGGGAGGCCGCGAACGCCGGCGCCGAGACGCAGATGACGACATCGTGCAAGAGCGGTTGCAGGGAACGTGCTCCGGGAGACTCCGCCGACTCGAACATGCAGCGGGGTCTTCCCTTTTCACGGTCCGGTCACGCGCTCCGGCGCCGCGGAACCCGCGCGCACCGAACAATTCGAGCCGGTGCGCGCACGGTCACCGCCGGGGGCGGCTTCGGGCGCCGACTCCCTTCCCCCGTTGCTCAGTTCACGCCCTGCGGGCGGAACTGGATGCTGATGCGCGGCCCCGTGGCACGGGTCGACTTGGGCACGGCGTGCTCCCAGGTGCGCTGGCACGAGCCGCCCATCACGATCAGGTCGCCGTGCCCCAGGGGGCGGCGCACGGTGTCCCCTCCGTGGCGTGGGCGCAGAAGCAGATCGCGGGGGGTTCCTACGGAGAGGATGGCGACCATGGTGTCCTCCCGCGCGCCCCGGCCGATGCGGTCCCCGTGCCAGGCCACGCTGTCGCGGCCGTCGCGGTAGTAGCAGAGCCCGGCCGTGGTGAACGGTTCGCCGAGCTCGTCCGCGTAGTGCGCGCCGAGGGCGTCTCGCGCCTCGTCGAGGACCGGATGCGGCAGCGCGTCGCCCGCACGGTAATAGGCGAGCAGTCGCGGTACGGCCACCACCTGCTCGTACATCTGCCGCCGCTCCGCCCGCCAGGGCACCTCGTCGGCAAGCCGTGCGAACAAGGCGTCGGCGCCGTGAAGCCAGCCGGGCAGCAGGTCGATCCAGGCCCCGTCACCGAGCGGAGTGCGCCGCACCCCGTCCAGCGGGCCGAGGCCCAGCTCGTCGGTCTGGTCGAAGAGGGAGGCCTGGAGGTGCGTGGACATGGGCCCAGCTTACCTCGTATTCGAATATGTGTTCCATGGAGGCTTTCCTGTGTTGTGCTGACGGGGGCTGGCTCCAGGCGGGATTCGGGGGATAGCCGCAGTGAGGTGGCAGGCGTCCACGGCCTAGCGTGCGATGGCATGCGGACCACTACACGAATACAGACAGCTCTTGTCGGTGCCGCGGTACTGGCGATGGGGGCTGCGGCGTTACCCGCGGTGGCCCAGGCAGGGGCCGCGGAGCCGGTGGGGCTCGGGCGGTACTACTCCCAGCACATCGACTGGCACGACTGCGCCCTCGGCTCCGATGACGCCACGGGGCGGAAACTCGACGCGGCGGGCGCCCGGTGCGCCGACCTCACCGTGCCGCTGGACTACACCGATCCGGGCGGGCGGACCATCACCGTCGCCGTCTCCCGCCTTTCGGCCACCGACCCGGCGCACAGCGTCGGCCCGATGCTGTTCAACGACGGCGGCCCCGGCGGTGAGGGCCTCGACATGCCGCTCAGGATGGGCGCGGTCATGGGCAAGGTGGCCGGGAAGTACGACCTGATCGGCATGGACCCGCGGTTCGTGGGCCGTTCCACACCGCTCGACTGCGGCTGGGACATCGGCTCTGCCATCTTCTCGGCCGGCCACGACCGGGCCGCGTTCAACCGATCCGTCGCCATCCAGCGCGACCTGGCCGAACGGTGCCGCCGCACGAACGGCGACGTACTGCCGTACGTCACCACGCGCAACACCGCCCGTGACATGGACGTGGTCCGGGGCGCCCTGGGTGCGAAGCGGATGTCCTACCTCGGCTACTCCTACGGCAGCTACCTGGGCGAGGTCTACACCCAGCTGTTCCCCGGCCGCACCGACCGCATGGTCCTCGACGGCGTCGTCCACCCCGACGAGTACAGCCAGACACTGCTCGCGGGCGCCGAGCCGGCCAACGAGCGGTCCCTGCACGCATGGGCCGCGTGGGCGGCCGACCGCAACGCCACGTACCGCCTCGGCGACACCTCCGACGCCGTGCTGGCCACGGTTGACCGCATCCAACGAGCCGCGGCGGAGAAGCCGTTGCGGATCGGGGACTTCCGGCTCGACGAACACTTCGTACCGGTCGTCTTCTTCGGCGGACTGGGCAGCGATCTCGATGACCGCCGGGCCTCGTTGGCGGCCATGGTGCAGGTCCTGGCACGCGCCGCCGACCGTGACCCCGGGGTGCGTCCGGGCCTGGAGATGGCCGAACTGCTGACGTTCCTGACGACCGAAGCGGGCTCGCAGCCGGCCAGCGTGCAGGCCGCCATCATCTGCGGCGATGTCGCCACCCGGCGCGGGATCGACAGCTACTGGCGTGCCGTTCAGGCCACCCGTGTGGACTACCCACTCGCCGGTCCGCTGGCGAACAACATCTCCCCCTGCGAGTTCTGGGGCTCTCCGGCCGAGGCGCCGACCGTGGTCGACAACGACGTACCGGCGCTGCTGGTGAACGCCACCGGCGACCCTCGCACCCTGTACTCCGGAGCGCTCCGGATACGTCACCAGTGGTCGGAATCCCGGCTGATCACCGTGCCGGGTGCCATCCAGCACGGCGTCTACGGCGAGTACGGCAACGCCTGCGTGGACAAGCGGGTCAACGCCTATCTGGCCACGGGCAGGCTGCCCGAGCACGATCTGACGTGCCGGAAGTAGTCGTGCCCGTAACGGTCCCGGGCAACGTGGTGCTCAGCCGCACTCGGCGAGGACCTCCCGGATGACGTGCTCGGCGTCGGCGGCGAACGCCGGGTTGGTGGTGCGGTAGTAGGGGAGTTGGTGGAGGCCCATGGACAGGGCCCAGCCGCGGCCGCGGAGCCAGGCGGCGTCGTCGGCGCCGGTGGCGCGGCGGAAGGTGTCCCGTGCTTCGGCGGGCAGGAGATACCAGGCGGCGATGAGGTCGCAGGCGGGGTCGCCGGTGCCGAGCGTGCCGAAGTCGAGGACGGCGGTCAGGCGGCCCCGGTGGGTGAGCAGGTTGCCGGGCATCAGATCGGAGTGGAGCCACAGGGGCGGGCCCGACCACACCGGCACGCTCAGGGCCGCCTCCCAGGCGGCGGTGGCGGCCGCCGTGTCGATGGTGCCGCGCAGTTCCTTGATGGCGGAGCGCGTCTCGGCGTCCACCGTCGCCAGCGGGCCGCCCCGATAGGCGGGCGGTCCGCCGGGCAGGTCCACCTGTTGCATCGCGGCGACGAAGTCGCCGAGGTCGGCGGCCAGGGCACGCGGGTCGGCGAGATGCCCGGCCATGGGCGGCTCGCCGTCGAGCCAGCGCTGCACCGTCCAGGACCACGGGTAGCCCTCGCCGGGCGCGCCGAGGGCGAGGATCTCGGGGACGCGCAGCGGGAGCAGCGGAGCGAGCCGGGGCAGCCAGTGGTGTTCCTTGTCCACGTCGTCGGCGCCCGCCGGGACACGGGGCATGCGCACCGCCATGTCGTCGCCGAGCCGGAAGAGCGCGTTGACGGTGCCGGTCGACGGGAAGCGCTTCAGCGGCAGGTCGGCCCACTGGGGGAACTGGGCGGCCAGCAGTCGTCGTACGAGCGAGGCATCGAGGTGCACCTCGTCGGCATGCATCGGGGACGCGGGCATCGGTGCCTTTCTTCGCCGGGGAGAACCGGGCGGGGGCGGAGCGGCGGCGGAGTGGGCCGTACGGGGCGGCGGATGATGCCCATCGGACTCCGGCCCGGGGCGGCGCGTCAACATATTTCCCCTCGGTATGGGGCCAAGCGCCATGCTGACCAGGGGATTTCGAGCTTCCTCGAATGCGGAGGCAACCTTGCGGGCGCGGGTGTCGTCTTGATCGGCAACGGGCGGGTAGCGCGTCAGCCATAGCAGGCCAGGGATTCCCGGGTGGAAATCCGTCGCACTATACCTTCGATGTATACCTGCCATGTATACATCGAAGGCATAGCCGAGTCGAGTGCCCCGTTCGCAAGCAGCCAGCATCACGTGTCGGCAGGCGGAGGCCGGGCGACGCGTGGCAGACCGAAAGGCACTCATGTACGGCAAGGCCTTCGCCCCGGAGTACCAGGGCGCTTTGACCACCCTGTCCGTGAACTCCTCGCTGACCGACGTCCTCGCGGCCGGCACCGAGCAACTGCGGGCCGCGGAACGCAGCGGGGCGCGGGGCGAGGCCGCCCGATCCGGGCTGGCCGTCGCCGAGGC
Above is a genomic segment from Streptomyces sp. R21 containing:
- a CDS encoding alpha-ketoglutarate-dependent dioxygenase AlkB, producing the protein MSTHLQASLFDQTDELGLGPLDGVRRTPLGDGAWIDLLPGWLHGADALFARLADEVPWRAERRQMYEQVVAVPRLLAYYRAGDALPHPVLDEARDALGAHYADELGEPFTTAGLCYYRDGRDSVAWHGDRIGRGAREDTMVAILSVGTPRDLLLRPRHGGDTVRRPLGHGDLIVMGGSCQRTWEHAVPKSTRATGPRISIQFRPQGVN
- a CDS encoding alpha/beta hydrolase, with product MRTTTRIQTALVGAAVLAMGAAALPAVAQAGAAEPVGLGRYYSQHIDWHDCALGSDDATGRKLDAAGARCADLTVPLDYTDPGGRTITVAVSRLSATDPAHSVGPMLFNDGGPGGEGLDMPLRMGAVMGKVAGKYDLIGMDPRFVGRSTPLDCGWDIGSAIFSAGHDRAAFNRSVAIQRDLAERCRRTNGDVLPYVTTRNTARDMDVVRGALGAKRMSYLGYSYGSYLGEVYTQLFPGRTDRMVLDGVVHPDEYSQTLLAGAEPANERSLHAWAAWAADRNATYRLGDTSDAVLATVDRIQRAAAEKPLRIGDFRLDEHFVPVVFFGGLGSDLDDRRASLAAMVQVLARAADRDPGVRPGLEMAELLTFLTTEAGSQPASVQAAIICGDVATRRGIDSYWRAVQATRVDYPLAGPLANNISPCEFWGSPAEAPTVVDNDVPALLVNATGDPRTLYSGALRIRHQWSESRLITVPGAIQHGVYGEYGNACVDKRVNAYLATGRLPEHDLTCRK
- a CDS encoding aminoglycoside phosphotransferase family protein, whose protein sequence is MPASPMHADEVHLDASLVRRLLAAQFPQWADLPLKRFPSTGTVNALFRLGDDMAVRMPRVPAGADDVDKEHHWLPRLAPLLPLRVPEILALGAPGEGYPWSWTVQRWLDGEPPMAGHLADPRALAADLGDFVAAMQQVDLPGGPPAYRGGPLATVDAETRSAIKELRGTIDTAAATAAWEAALSVPVWSGPPLWLHSDLMPGNLLTHRGRLTAVLDFGTLGTGDPACDLIAAWYLLPAEARDTFRRATGADDAAWLRGRGWALSMGLHQLPYYRTTNPAFAADAEHVIREVLAECG